A window of the Dictyostelium discoideum AX4 chromosome 4 chromosome, whole genome shotgun sequence genome harbors these coding sequences:
- a CDS encoding protein kinase, STE group — protein MIEINNNHNNGNGKQFPSSQIMPDSKKKSIVKIGEYTLGEKIGRGAFGQVFKGLNGKTGEFVAIKQIDSNKIDESSLQSVKGEVEILHKLRHNNIVKVLGVVEVQAQLNFILEYVENGSLRDVIEKFGPLSEELCIIYLYQMLQGLAYLHSNKVIHRDIKASNILITKEGVIKLADFGVASQIDSESQLRFSVVGTPYWMAPESIEISGCSSASDIWSLGSTMIELLTGNPPYYTLQPMAAMFRIVSDQHPPFPTDISKEFLDYFQQSFKKDPTQRPTAQELLQHPIFFTLQKVPPTLSELQSTLKTLNGGRSRLRTSVNSIDWGSSSSTSGSSTPLSSSSSSSNIKSIVSDEDFNKLQTTIKQQAQTISNLSEEILILKKELKEKPKLEEQQFYKEYFMALAISVKVNQCYQDKTCEPKDMQQLYEMARSQEIPWYKLIEWIPSQLISNDNIPQLTPSSSRENISLSNSSSSIPNPNQNQNQNNKSKSKKFGFFS, from the exons atgattgaaattaataataatcataataatggtaatggaaAACAATTTCCTTCAAGTCAAATAATGCCAGATTCTAAGAAAAAAAGTATTGTTAAAATTGGAGAATAT ACATTGGGTGAAAAAATTGGAAGAGGTGCATTTGGACAAGTTTTTAAAGGATTAAATGGAAAAACTGGAGAGTTTGTTgcaattaaacaaattgattcaaataaaattgatgaaagTTCATTACAATCAGTTAAAGGGGAAGTTGAAATTTTACATAAATTAAGACATAACAACATAGTTAAAGTATTAGGTGTTGTAGAGGTACAAgctcaattaaattttatattaga atATGTTGAAAATGGTAGTTTGAGGGATGTTATTGAGAAATTTGGACCATTGAGTGAAGAATTAtgtataatatatttatatcaaATGTTACAGGGATTAGCATATTTACATTCAAATAAAGTTATACATAGAGATATTAAAGCATCAAATATATTGATTACAAAAGAGGGTGTAATTAAACTAGCGGATTTTGGAGTTGCATCACAAATTGATTCAGAATCACAATTAAGATTCTCAGTGGTTGGTACTCCATATTGGATGGCCccagaatcaattgaaatatcTGGTTGTTCATCTGCAAGTGATATTTGGTCATTAGGTTCTACaatgattgaattattaacTGGTAATCCACCATATTATACATTACAACCAATGGCTGCCATGTTTAGAATTG tatcCGATCAACATCCACCATTTCCAACTGATATatcaaaagaatttttagACTATTTCCaacaatcatttaaaaaagatcCAACTCAAAGACCGACAGCACAAGAATTATTACAACATCCAATATTTTTTACACTTCAAAAAGTACCACCAACTTTATCAGAATTACAATCGactttaaaaactttaaatggTGGTAGATCAAGATTAAGAACCTCtgtaaattcaattgattggggttcatcatcatcaactagTGGTTCATCAAcaccattatcatcttcatcttcatcttcaaatatta aatcaatagTTTCAGAtgaagattttaataaattacaaactACAATTAAACAACAAGCACAAACAATATCGAATTTATCAGAagagatattaattttaaaaaaggaattAAAAGAGAAACCAAAATTAGAAGAACAACAATTTtataaagaatattttatGGCATTAGCAATTAGTGTTAAAGTAAATCAATGTTATCAAGATAAAACTTGTGAACCAAAAGATATGCAACAATTATATGAAATGGCAAGATCTCAAGAAATACCTTggtataaattaattgaatggATTCCAAgtcaattaatttcaaatgataatattccTCAATTAACTCCATCATCTTCAAGAGAGAATATttctttatcaaattcatcatcttcaattccaaatccaaatcaaaatcaaaatcaaaataataaatctaaatcaaaaaaatttggttTCTTTTCTTAA